Proteins found in one Candidatus Nitrospira nitrificans genomic segment:
- a CDS encoding NAD(P)/FAD-dependent oxidoreductase, with the protein MTQKRVVIIGGGFGGMTAARFLRDVEVVLIDRTNHHVFQPLLYQVATAALSPSDIAWPLRTLFRSQPNVRVVMDDVSSIDRCARVVRLRDSAPISFDTLIVAPGSRHAYFGHDEWEPLAPGLKTMADAIYLRERMLLAFEEAERQRAETGVQNRLTFVIVGGGPTGVELAGSLLEIGKRAMGPDYPHLRLEDLSIILVEAGPRILPGFDPKLSAKALTALERMGVMVKLNNPVSTVRPDGVMVGNEWISSVNVIWAAGNKASPLLNTLAVPQDSYGRVKVGTDLSIPDDPWIFVIGDAAHCLGHDGKPLPGIAPVAMREGQYVAQVVNHELLPDRRSPFVYKDRGMLATIGRAQAVAQFGPIRASGPLAWVLWCIVHVFFLIGLRNRIRVMSEWTWYYLTFKPGARLLCEQPANLRNTSPNSQTHESATEDRTRSRRAA; encoded by the coding sequence ATGACTCAGAAACGCGTTGTCATAATCGGAGGCGGGTTTGGAGGCATGACTGCGGCGCGCTTCCTGCGCGATGTCGAAGTCGTTCTGATCGACCGCACCAATCATCATGTGTTTCAACCGTTGCTCTATCAAGTCGCGACCGCGGCCTTGTCTCCGAGCGACATCGCCTGGCCCCTGCGCACGCTCTTCCGTTCACAACCCAATGTTCGTGTGGTAATGGATGACGTGAGCTCGATCGATCGGTGCGCGCGGGTAGTCCGGCTCCGGGACAGCGCCCCGATTTCTTTCGACACCTTGATTGTCGCTCCGGGATCTCGGCATGCCTACTTCGGACACGATGAGTGGGAACCCTTGGCCCCGGGACTCAAAACCATGGCTGATGCCATCTATTTGCGCGAACGGATGTTGCTCGCATTCGAAGAGGCTGAACGACAGCGAGCTGAAACCGGCGTGCAGAATCGCCTCACCTTCGTAATTGTCGGCGGCGGCCCTACCGGAGTCGAGTTAGCTGGTTCGCTTCTCGAGATCGGGAAACGAGCGATGGGTCCGGATTATCCCCACTTGCGCCTGGAAGATCTCTCGATCATCCTCGTGGAGGCCGGCCCGCGCATTCTTCCAGGATTCGACCCCAAACTGTCGGCCAAAGCTCTTACGGCTCTTGAACGCATGGGCGTCATGGTCAAACTGAATAACCCCGTGAGCACTGTCCGTCCGGATGGAGTGATGGTCGGCAACGAATGGATCTCATCTGTCAATGTGATTTGGGCGGCAGGCAACAAGGCCTCGCCGCTTCTCAATACTCTGGCGGTTCCTCAAGATTCATATGGTCGGGTCAAGGTCGGAACGGATCTCTCGATCCCGGATGATCCCTGGATCTTCGTCATCGGCGATGCCGCCCATTGTCTCGGCCACGACGGCAAACCCTTGCCAGGGATCGCGCCCGTCGCCATGCGAGAAGGCCAGTACGTCGCCCAGGTGGTCAATCACGAACTCCTGCCGGACCGACGTTCCCCATTTGTGTATAAAGATCGTGGCATGTTGGCGACAATCGGCCGCGCGCAAGCCGTCGCCCAATTTGGTCCGATCCGCGCCTCAGGGCCACTCGCCTGGGTGCTCTGGTGTATTGTCCATGTATTTTTTCTTATCGGTCTCAGGAACAGAATACGGGTGATGTCGGAATGGACCTGGTACTATCTCACCTTCAAGCCAGGCGCGAGATTACTGTGTGAACAACCGGCCAATCTTCGTAATACCTCACCCAACAGTCAGACGCATGAGAGCGCTACCGAGGACCGTACACGCTCACGTCGCGCAGCATAA
- a CDS encoding NAD(P)/FAD-dependent oxidoreductase: MAYKRVVIIGGGFGGLTAARSIHHAEVTLIDRTNHHLFQPLLYQVATTALSPGDIAWPLRTLFRSQRNVRVMMDDVVSLDRAARMVHLQNGSPIAFDILIVASGSRHAYFGHDEWESSAPGLKTMTDAVQLREKMLLAFEDAERRRTSTGVRSQLTFVIVGGGPTGVELAGALAELGRKTMGPDFPSLRLEDFSIILVEAGSRILPAFDAQLSAKAAAALTRMGVMIKLGSPVSAIHADGVRVGQEWIPSTNVIWAAGNQASPLLNTLSAPQDSFGRIKVRPDLTIPEDPWIFVIGDAAHCVGHNEKPLPGVAPVAIQQGRYVADLIDQDVAPDQRPLFAYADRGMLATIGRAQAVAQFGSVRASGLAAWLLWCVVHIFFLISFRSRFRVMSEWVWYYLTFKPGARLIFVQSAISHNRPSTDHAHK, translated from the coding sequence ATGGCGTATAAGCGGGTCGTCATTATCGGAGGCGGCTTCGGAGGGCTGACTGCCGCACGCTCCATCCATCACGCCGAAGTGACCCTCATCGACCGCACGAATCATCACCTCTTTCAACCGTTACTCTACCAAGTAGCCACCACCGCGTTGTCGCCCGGTGATATCGCCTGGCCTCTGCGCACGCTCTTTCGTTCGCAGCGCAACGTCCGCGTCATGATGGATGACGTGGTGTCGCTTGATCGCGCGGCTCGGATGGTCCACCTGCAAAATGGTTCGCCGATTGCCTTCGACATTCTGATTGTCGCGTCGGGCTCGCGCCACGCCTATTTCGGGCACGACGAATGGGAGTCGTCCGCGCCTGGCCTTAAGACGATGACCGATGCCGTGCAGCTTCGAGAGAAGATGTTGCTCGCGTTTGAGGACGCGGAACGACGGAGAACCTCGACCGGCGTCCGGAGCCAACTGACGTTCGTCATCGTGGGAGGAGGTCCGACCGGGGTTGAATTAGCCGGTGCGCTGGCCGAGCTCGGCAGGAAAACCATGGGACCGGACTTTCCCAGTTTGCGCCTTGAAGACTTTTCAATCATTCTCGTGGAGGCCGGTTCACGGATTCTACCGGCATTCGATGCCCAACTTTCAGCAAAGGCCGCCGCCGCGCTTACTCGCATGGGCGTGATGATCAAACTCGGAAGCCCAGTGAGTGCCATCCATGCCGACGGTGTGAGGGTCGGACAGGAATGGATTCCCTCGACAAACGTCATTTGGGCGGCGGGCAATCAAGCGTCTCCCCTCCTGAACACCCTCTCGGCTCCACAAGACTCCTTTGGCAGGATCAAAGTCCGACCGGATCTGACGATTCCCGAGGATCCCTGGATCTTCGTCATCGGCGACGCAGCACATTGTGTAGGCCATAATGAGAAACCGTTGCCGGGAGTGGCACCGGTCGCAATTCAACAGGGGCGGTATGTTGCCGACCTCATCGATCAGGACGTCGCTCCCGACCAACGGCCACTATTTGCCTACGCAGACCGCGGCATGTTGGCCACGATTGGCCGGGCGCAAGCCGTGGCGCAGTTCGGTTCGGTGCGCGCTTCAGGACTCGCTGCCTGGCTGCTCTGGTGCGTCGTCCATATTTTCTTTTTGATCAGCTTCCGGAGCCGATTCCGAGTCATGTCGGAATGGGTCTGGTACTACCTGACATTTAAGCCAGGAGCAAGGTTGATTTTTGTGCAGTCTGCTATCAGTCACAACAGACCGTCGACAGATCATGCGCATAAATGA